CCGCTTGATCATACAGAATGTTCATTCGGATTCTTGCCATCCAATTACCTTTTCTTAAGGGATTTGCCTCGGGTGCATAATGTTCAAAATAATTTTCTACCAAATCATCTATCTTTATCGTTTGCAGGGGAATATCAAGGTAATTTGCCATTAGTGAAGCATCGGCAGCGCTTTCCGGATGGCTATTTCGGTGAGGTAAATTATAGGCAATTACGCCTTTTTTGCCCATTGCCTGAACTGCCAAAGCGGCAACTAAAGCGGAATCAATTCCACCCGACAAGCCAATCACCAGCTTGGCAAAATTGCTTTTGGCGCCATAATCTTGAATAAACGCAATTATTCTTACTATTTCCTTTCTGTAATTCATCTTATGTCTTACTCCCAATTTGCCTTTTATCTATGCTAATTATCCTCTTTTTTTCAGCCCGCATTCGTCAAGCAATTTCTTGTTTCTGCCCTTCTTTGGTTCTATTTTGTCTGTTGCTTCTCTCTTGCTAAATACTTGAACACTGTAGTAACATTTCCGTAGCAACCCAGTAACGAGATTAGAGCAGTGTTACGGAAGTGTTACTGAGTCGTAAGGTAATCAACTAAGTTGCAAGCAATTATCCATTTGGGGCAGTAATGGGCAAAATGAATGGCTATTTATCTACATTTTATACAGTTATACGGTTTTGTTGTATTGTTATGGGTGAAAAGTTGAGAAGGTTTATTATGGTTGAGAAGGTTTAGAAGGTTGAGAAAGTTGAGAAGGTTTAGAGGGTAGTAATAGCTTATAAATTAAGAGAAAGGGAAATATCTAAAAGGGAAAAGAAAGGAGAAAGTGTAAAAATATTTGGGAAGATTTACCGATAAATATAACTGGAAAAATAGGTTGTCCAATTCCAATTCTACCAAGAAATTGAGGGTTTCTGACGGGAAAAGAAAGTTACATATAAAGAAGCGGAATAAACTACCTTGAAGTTATTTTTTCAAATTTCCGGATACGCAAAATAACAATTAAATCGAAACATTTTTTAATCCTTTTAAGTATGATAGATAATAACGACGGGTTTTGAACCCAGCGAAAAAAACAGTCCATTCTTTAAAAAACATAAGGTTCCCATATACAATATCAATTACCTTGTCTGACTAAGCTGTTACTTCATAGTTTTATCTTTCTTTCTTTCTTTATGGTTTATTTTTGGGTAGGTTGTTATTCTGATGTTTATTGTGACATTCTTGTTTTAACTCTCAATTTTGAAATAGATAAACAAGCTTATATGAGTATGCCTTAATATAAATTTTAGGAAAAGTTACATTAGATCAATACATATCAAAATTGAAAGTCAAAACAAGCAGTTTTCAGATTCAACAATCTATCAGATTATAATTTTGCCTTAGACAGTAAATAATTTATAAAAGCAGAACAAGCCACCAACATATATTTAGCATCAGTAAAATCTGGAATACAATCTGTTCCATCAAATATACAATGTCTTATTCCCGTCCTCTCATCTGAAGTATATCCATAGATTATAATAAAGGCATCACATAAAGCAGGATGAATTTTTTTCTTTTCATCTAATGCTTTCATAGCTTCATTTAATGCTTTCAAAGCAACACTTAATGTCGTTCCTTTAGTTCCATTGATAATATTAACGGTTGCTTCAACTGCAGAGATAGCTTCTTTTACAGTATTCACATAATCTCTATGTTTCTTATTGGCAAATATTTCAATAGCCCTTTTTAAATGATAATCTATTGCTTTTTTACCTGTGTTTGCTGCTTCCTCTATTGCATCTATTTCTTGCTGATTCGTAATCGGAATTATCTTGTTATCAACAAAACGATATGCAGAATTGTATATTTCAAAAACAGTATTTAATACCTTGATAAGTTCAGTTTTATTATTACCAAACATTGAAGTTAATTCTGATAGTTCAACATTATTAAGATAGAACTCAAGAAAATCATAAACTCTATACCAAGGTAAAGTATTATATTTCTCATAACATAGCTTCCTGATATAATCATAATTAGAATTATAATAAACATTTATATCTTGCACATAAAAACCACACCAGATTTTAATATATAATGAATCTATATCATCTTCATCTTCATCTTCATCTTCAATTGATTTCTCAAATTCTACAAGAACATTATGGATAGTCATCTTTAAATCATCATCCATACTTTCAAATTGTAATGCCTTTTTGGGCTCATAGCCATATCTTTCTGAAAATGACATCTTAACCTCCTATATTAAAATATGTTATTTTCAGTTCATTAAATAATATATACCAGATTAACTCATTATAGTAAAGAAAACTGAACATTATTTCTCCGATGTATTGGTTATTAACTTGATGTCTGCTTCATTAAGACCATACAGTTTATAAACAAGTGAGTCAATTCTGTTAAGATAGTCAGAAATATCAGAAGTTTCCTTTTTCTGGGTTTGATAAATATCAATGGTAGGCATTATATTCAGAATATCTTTTACTAATTTTTCCAGCTCAAGAGTTGTATCAGAATTTTTATATGATGGAATTGGAAATTGTTCTATGTATATTTTGATATGCCTAGATGCTTTTTGGGATAGATTTGAAGAAATTAGATTAAAATAGAAGTCAAATAATTTGGAATCAAGAATAGCTAATATATAGATAAGATTTTCTCCGGTCATTATATATGCAGTTTGATTTGTATAAAAATGATTGGAATCAAAAGTAAAATTTCCATTTAATCCAATTTCAGACCATATAATTTTATTCTTATTAAATTCATTGTAATATGAACAATCTCTAAGTTCCCACCAATAATCACCTTGATCATCTCTATCATATACTCCTTTTCCTTTTACTTTGACTATTTTATTTTCTATTGCATCTCCTTTAGTTTTTAAATAATTATACACTGCTGGATAACATAGTTTAATAAAATGTTCAGCATCTATGTTATCTGGTTTATTTTTATTTGTCCATCCGCTGGGAATAATTATCAGCCAAAGTCCAGCCCATTCATAATAGTATTTATGAATATCTCTTCCCCGCAAGACAGGTTTTATGATTTCTATGGATTTAGGGTCTGCTTTACAGATTGCTTCTTTTGTGGAGGTATCAATAATAAATGCTTCATTACAACCGGTTAAAATGCCTCTATAGATATTAACATTCCAGTCCTTAAGTGGTTTCCCGGCTTTTTCTATTTTGGTTTTTAAGGTCAAAATGCTATTATCTGTCAAAGTCCAACTATTTTCTTCCAAGGTATTTTGCTGTAATGTTTGCATATTATTATACAGGAATTGAGAAAGGTTTTCCGGTTTCAGGTCGGCAGGGATATTAACGAAATTAAAGGAATGCCCGGGTTCAGGTTTGGCTTTAAGGAACAAGATAATATTGGTATCCACTGTAGAGGATTTGAAAACCTGGTAACCACCGAAGTCAATTAATATTTGCAATTTGGTATTTTGTTTTAAAAATTGTCTTAATTTGGTGCCATATTTGGAACGGAGCCATTTATTGGAAGTGATAAAAGTGGCAATTCCGTTTTCAGATAATAGTTTATATGCCAATTCATAGAAATAGGTATATAGGTCGGAAGTAGAATTGAATATCTGGTAATCGGATTTATCCAGTAAATCCTTGTAAGTGATTTTTTCCTGTCTTACAAAAGGGGGATTGGCAATAACAATATTAAAATTAGTCAATCCGAACATAATGGTGGGATTAAAAAAAGGAGCGATAGAATTTATGGAATAAGGGTCCCAATTGGCAATATCTTCAGCTTCTTGAGCATGAAATGCTGATTTCTTCAGTGCTTCGGAAAATTCCATTCGGAGCTTATGCTCTCTTACTTTCAGTTCAAGTTTGTCTTTTCGGTTACGAGTGCTGAAGTATTCTTTGTGTAATGCTTTTATTTCAGATATATAATTTTCTATAATGGTATTGAAGATATCCATTTGATTTTCCATTTCCAAGGGTATAAGGGAATTTGCGGCAACAAGGTTAGTTTCCAAATTGGGCAAAGCTCTAATTCCCAAATTTGGTTTTCCCTGTTTAGGATATTGATCTACCAGTAAAGAGATAAATAAACGAAGCTTGGCAATTTGTATAGCTATGGGTTGAATATCAATGCCATAGATACAATGCTCAATTAGAAAGAGTTTACGGCTGTAATCAAAATCAAATTCATCAAATGTCTGTTCAATATCCTGAATGCTGTCTTTCAGTTTTTGGATGTTATCTTCCCTTACTTTGGGGTCGTCAACAGTTTGTCTTATATTAGTGATAAGTTTTTTGATATTATCAATTTGTTGTTGTTTCCATTTAGTATTATGGGGGTCTAATTTATGCAGGATATAAACGATTTTTAAAAGAAGGCCCATTAAAAAAGCTCCTGAACCACAAGCAGGATCAATAACTTTCAGATTATCAATAGCGTTTATAAGTTTATTTACTTCTTCAGGATCAAATAGATGGTCTTCATCTGTATAATACAGAAGTAACCTTAGTTTTAATTCGCTGTCTTCCTTTTCTTCTTTTGTGCTATGAGGAAGTTCATTGATTAAATAAGCTATTAGAGATTCATCAACCATATAATCCACAATTTCACGCGGCGTATAAAATGAGCCGGTTTCGTGTCTGGCAGTTGTTTTTGTTTCGGGATTATAGGAAGCAAGTAAATTTTCAAAAACACGCCCTAATAATTCTGGATCAAGTGCAACTTCTTCTTCAATGGGTGTATTTTCGGCTACGGTAAATTTATAACTATTTAAGATGCTAAATAAGCCCCGCACTTGATAGCTTTTATTTTGAGTTCCATATATCTCGTTTAAGTCAATATTCTGTTCATTGCCACTTAAGAATAATTCATCAGGAACTTTTAAAATATTATCGGGTCGGTCACTAAAACCATCAATGCGAATATAAGATTTTTGATTGTTATTTGTAATTTCAGTATCTAAACATTCAAACAGACCTCCATTTAAAAAGGGAATATTGGCAAAATATTCATCTATAACTTGTTCTGGATGATGGAAAAGGGACTCATAGCGAAAGAGAGTATGCACATTGAAATCAGGATTCAGATTACTTTTAATTTCGCGGCGAAATCTGCGGGAATTTACTTTGTCTTTATTCATTTCTGTATTTAGGGTAGCAAAGAAAAGGTTTTGCAGAATGGCTTTGTAATAAGCGGAATCATTAAAATCCTCAAACTTGATAATATTTCTTAGCTTTTGTGAATCAAAAAGCTCCTCAGGAATAAGACCTTTTTCTTTCATAAACCAAACAAAAATAAGACGAGTTAGCAATCTGATTAGACCGATGGAATTTCTTACTTCTTCATTTTCTTCATCACCTGCAGGGAAAACAACTTTCTTAATTGCCCAAAAATACCAATTGGACAGTTCTTTATAAAATCTTTTATTTAATTCGTTAATATCCAAAGTAACAGACCAGGCATTGTGTAAGGTCTCAAAGTTGTAGATATTACCTTTTTCAGATAGTTTCTCTAATGAAAGATCAGCTAAAATATCAATATGAGCTCTGTGAGTATCAGTTGTCTTAATATCCTTAATCATAGTAACTTTTTCTAAAACATCTCTTACCGTGTCTTTTAAGTTTTGTCTTCTATTAACCACTGCAATAGTAACAAAATTATTGTAGTGAAAGAGAATAATTAAAGGGATAGCATACTGCTTATTAATTTGCCGGGCTATATTTGCCAGCTGAGTTCTGGTATATTTATCCCCCTTAAGCTTAAGAGAAGCAAAAAGATAGGACTTTAGGTTAGCCGCTTGAAAATTTTGTTTGGTAATTCCAGGTATAGTTATTTGAGAATCTTGGTTAAAGTGGTTCTTCATTTCTTCATCGGTAATTTGGAAGAGCAGATAAAACTTATCCCAATCATCTTTTCTGGCTTTTGTAGGATCTATTTTATTGCCGCTAAAAGCGGCAAAATCGTCAAAGCTGAAACTATTTGGTTCCGGTTGACGGTCACTAAAATAACCGAGAGTATTCCAAAAATTTAGAGCAGCGGAATAGGTATCTTTAATTCTAAAAAGAGACAAGGCATCAATAATTTTTTCTTTATCCATTATAATTCCTTTATTTGATAATCAACCAGGTGATTAGTTCAAAACTCTGTTCTTTTGATTTCTTGGGAATAAGAGCATCTCTATCTCCTTGCAATTGTTGATTGGTGCGTTTGTTCAAAGAATTTTTTATGTCTTCAATGGCTTTAATAAGCAAAGTGTTATATTTATCCATATTTTGTCCTTGTTGGGTTTCTTCATCAAAGAGATCACAAAGTTCCTTTATTGCTTCTTGTCTATCTTTGGTCAGCAATCTATAAATTTCCAAAATTTGTTTTACATTGGTGTAATGGTAACGGACAGTTCCATCCTCTCTAATATAAACAAGAAAATATGGCTGGAGGGGATTTAGTTTATTATATTCCGACCCATCTTCAAAATGCTTTAAACAAAAGATAATGCCGGGGCGGATAATTTGTTTTTGCTCATCAGATAAAGTATTATTTTTTAGCCAAAGAGCATTTTCAGGGCTTGTAGTTATGGCATATAAACCCAATGGTGCATCGCGTAATTCAATTTCGTTTGCCTTTAAATAATTTAGCAGGTCTATTCTAAAATCATCCAAAGTAAAATCAGTTAAGCTTATGCTATCATCCATATCTTCCAGATCAATTACTTCTTCCTTTAACCGTTTTAATTGTTTTGTTCTAAACTTCATATCGTTTTCTAACCAATTATCAATATCGTCATCCTTTAGGATATTATCAGCTCCAGTGGCGGTTAAATCAACCAAAGCCATTCTTGCTTCTACTCTATATTTCAGTTTTATGTATTTATCCAAATCGTCGGTGGGCCAGAAATTATGCATTTGGATTTTGGCATTGGGACCATTGATTCTGTCTATTCTGCCAAAGCGTTGAATGATGCGAACCGGATTCCAGTGAATATCATAATTTATTACATAATCGCAGTCCTGTAAATTCTGCCCTTCGGAAATGCAATCGGTAGCAATAATTATATCGATTTGTTTATCTTGAGGTAAGCTAAGAAATTTAACTCGTTTTTTGGCAATGGGAGCAAAACAGGTTAAAATGGAATTAAAATCATTTTTCATTCTAACAGGCATTTTGAAATTAGTTTTACAGGTTGTGCCTCCAGTTATTAAAGCAGAATATAGCCCGAATTTATCATAAAGATATATGGAAAGATTATCATAGAGGTAAATAGCTGTATCAGCAAAAGCAGTAAAAATGATAATCTTCTTATTATCAGGATTGATAGGATGTTTTATCTTATATTCTATAATTTCTTTCAGACGCTTAAGCTTAGCATCATTATCTGGCGTAACTTTTTCAGCTGTTTTATATAAAGCATTAAGCTGATCTTTATCATTCTTCAGGGCAATTTTCCATTTATTTAGGTCTAAGTGTTCCAGTTTATATTTCAGTTTTTTGCCTACGGTGAATTCCTCTTCTTCTTCACTTTCTAATTCTTCTTCAGGGATAATTGTTTCCACCTCAAAGGGATCAAGCTGTTCTTCTTTTTTAGTTGTTTCGTATTCTGCTATTTTTTGTTCCAGAGAATTTATCTTGTCCAAAGTCCGCTTCAGAGTTAATTGATAGGAATAAATACTACTTTCCAGGCGTTTTAGGAAATTGATTTTCATCATTTCTACCAGAAAATCTTCCCGCTGTTGCTGAGAAAATACTTTTACTTTACCTGTAATTTCATATTCAGGTCTAAATTCCTCTTTTACAAAATTGGAGGGCTTAAACAAGGAAAGTTTGTATTTCTGAATTGCTTCATTTACTTGATCATAAGAATAAAACTTTTGCGTGGTATCAATATCGGTGCTTTCGGAAAGAGGTTTAAGACGCGTAGGGAAGCTATTTTTATCTATATCGGAATAATAAGTTAAAATATGTTTGCGGCTGCGAGCTATGGTTAATTCATCCAGAAGCTTAAAAAATGAACTATCCAGAGCTAAAAATAGCTCCTTTGTATCTCGCTTGGTATCTTTAGAGCTCTTTGCCCATTCCGTAAATTGAAGTTGCGCTAATCTAAAAGTATTAGAGATATTCTCAATTCCCATACTTTCCTTAAAGGCATAATCATTACCTTCTGAAATATAGTGGATTTGATTACGCAAATCTTTCAGATTGGTATTTACTGGTGTGGCTGAAAGCATCAAAACTTTGGTTTTCACTCCACTTTTAATAACTTTCTCTAATAGACACTTAGCTCGATTGTAAATAATCTCTCCGTTATCTACTTTTTCTTTGGGATTACCTCGCAAATTATGTGATTCATCAATAACTACTAAATCCCAGGCACCCCAGTTAAAAGTAGAAAGATTCAAATTATCAGCTTTGGAAAATCCGCTTGTTCTGGCTAAATCGGTATGGAAAGCAACTGTATAGCTAAACCTGTCATTTTTAAAAGGATTTGTATCATCTCCTTTGTGGGCTTGATATACTGTCCAATTATTCTGTAGTTTTTTGGGACAAAGTACTAAAACCCGGTAACCTAAAATCTCATAATATTTGATGATGGCTAATGCCTCGTAGGTTTTCCCCAAGCCAACACTATCAGCTATTATGCAACCCTGATATTTTTCCAGTTTATTGATAGCTCCTTTAACAGCATCTTTTTGAAAACTTTTAAGTTCATTCCAAATCTCGGAATCAAAAAAACCGGTTTTTTCTTTCAGTAAACCCTTGTCTTCCTGCTCTTCCAGAAATTTGGCAAAAATGTGATACAGGGTTTTATAATAGATGAAGAGAGGAGAATTATCCTCATAGAGTTTGGAAAGATATTTTAAAACCTCTTCTTTCACATTTTCTACTAAGCCGGTCTCATCATTCCATAATTCCTCAAACCAATTAAGTAAATCTGCTCTGTCTCTATCACTATCTACTTCAATATTAAGCTCTATATTGGGGCTATTGCCAAAACCAAGTCCGTTAACAGTAAAATTGGAACTTCCCAAAATTGCCTTTTCATTGCCATTGGCGGATTTGATATGATACATTTTGCCATGCAGAAAGTTGGGCTTGACCATAGATTTGATTTCACATTTATCTTTAATCCAATTGGCACAATCAAAGGCAATCCTGCTTTGAGTAAGACGATTCTGAATAGGAATAATTAGTTTCTCATCTTCAATTTGAAATTGTTTCTTATCGGTTTTAGGATCTATCTGTGAAATAAAGCGCGGTTCTCCAAACAGAAATCTTAAACTCTGGATGTTATCCAGCTTGTTTTTCAAATGTTGATAGGCGTAGATAGTAAAATATGCCGAGACAAAAGATAAAAAACATCCATCACTTAAATGCTGATTGATAAAATTGCCAACTGTTCCCCGTTGGTGGTTATCTTTGATAGAACTTTGTATTACTTTACTCATACAGCTTCTGCCTTCTCTTTATCTCTAATTTTCTATGGATTAACTTTTGTATTTGCTGGCAGTATTTTGTCAAGAAAATGCGGATAGCAATTCGTACCTTTTTCCTAATCAGGTTTGACTTCAAATCTATTTACAAAAAGGGGATCAGGCAAATTATCCCAAACCCCGTGCTCCAATAAAAAGTCCGTAATGAATTTCAGTTCAAAGAGGTTGAAATAGGTGGCATTTTCACATACCAATGCTTCCAAATCCAGTTTAATTAATTGTTTGATTTCTTCCTCATTTAATTTATTGGCTTTATAGGCACAATGCAAAACCCAACGCGCTTGTAAAGAACTTATGGCTTCATCCTGTCCTAAAAAACCATCGTCACAATCCAAATTTACATATTTCCAACACTCTAATTCCTTATCAAAAGGTCCTGACAAATCTTCTGGTTTAATTTCTTCATAATCTCTTTTATCCCAATAATAAAGAAGTTCTTTGTCCTCCAAGCTTTTTTCAATGAATTTTTTTAGTTCCTTGTCAAAACTTTCAAACTCAGGATGCAGATACCACTTTAGGTCTTGATTGATGATCCGAAATTCCTGTCCATCCGTTAAATGACCACCCATAGTTTGACGAAATAATGCCTTTCGCACATTTAAAGGTGAATGCTGTTTTTCCGTTTGATTATTTTTCATATCTTCCAAGGCAGCATTTTCCCAAATATTTAAATATGCTTCAATGCGGCTTTGAAAAAAGTTAATCGCTTCAATGGTGTATCCCATTTTGTTCTCCTATGTCATTATGCTGACCAAGAATATACTTACCAAAGGTTTCTTTATCTTACTTTCAATAGTGGATAAATTGATTTAAATATTCTACCAACTCAAAAACCGTTGTGGAGGGATTATTATTACTCGGGTTAACTGTAATGTATTTAGACAGGAGGTTTTTGGCATTATTGATTGCTTCTTCTTGCTTACTAAGAAGAGTTTCATACATAAAAAGGTCATTTTTCCGATATTTTCGTTTTAGATGTTCTGTAAGCTTTACTATATAATCATTTCTACCAAGAGCCATATCGTAATAATGGAAATGTAATAAATACCAAAGTTCAAATGCTTCGTTAGAATAAGCAACCTTATAACCCTTAGCTTTTGCTTTATTTATGGCATTTCCAAAATCTTCATCAGAAAAACTATCCTTATCAAAAACGCACCAAACAATTGTTTCTTTGGGCTCTTCACCATACTTTTCCTTGAATTTATCAATCTGTTTCTCAACTTGGATTTCGGCTTCCTTTATCAAAGATATTGTATTCATCCCTGTTCCAATAACACTAAATTCTATGGAATAAACAGGAAATTTCTTAAAGTAATTGGGTTCGGTTTTCTCACCTTCCGTAACTATAACTATCAAGTCAGGAGCTGGTTTTCTGATATTATGTGGTCTTTTAGTTCTGCTCATTTTTTGTTTTCTCTATGTTTTTTTTAAATAGATCAACAAAATTTGAATATTCTACATAAGGAACAGCTCCATATTTTCCGCGAATATAGTCCTTGGCATAAGAAGCATCTTTGCGGGTAGAACCTTTCGGTAATTTATATTCTACTAAAGAATAAAGAATGGAAGAATGATTTGGTGCTTTTTCCACAAACCAAATCTCATCCCGTCTAAAATTATCTTTATTCAGAAAGAGAGTATTTTGGGTTGTAAAGATTAATTGAGCTCCCTTAGGATTTGTCTCTTTATCCTGAAACAACTTGATGATGATTTTGGTTAAGAAAGGATGTAAACTGTTTTCTATTTCATCAATGAATAAACTTCCGCCTCTTTGTAAAGTAGAATACAATAAACCAGCAAGACAATAGATTTTTTTTGTTCCTTCCGATTCTTGCTTTTCCATATCAAATTCAACTTCTTTAAGAACATCTTCTTTAGTATCATAGAATTGGTGGATGGACTTAATGAATAGATGGAACATTTTATTACTCCCTACTTTGATGAATAATGAAGAAAGTGGGATATTTACTTTTGTATCCATTTCCATTTCTTTCTCATTGATCCTAATTTCCTTGATATCTGAATCAGCTTTACGCATAAATTCATTTACCCAATCTAAGGGGACAAC
This portion of the Candidatus Cloacimonas sp. genome encodes:
- a CDS encoding N-6 DNA methylase, which translates into the protein MDKEKIIDALSLFRIKDTYSAALNFWNTLGYFSDRQPEPNSFSFDDFAAFSGNKIDPTKARKDDWDKFYLLFQITDEEMKNHFNQDSQITIPGITKQNFQAANLKSYLFASLKLKGDKYTRTQLANIARQINKQYAIPLIILFHYNNFVTIAVVNRRQNLKDTVRDVLEKVTMIKDIKTTDTHRAHIDILADLSLEKLSEKGNIYNFETLHNAWSVTLDINELNKRFYKELSNWYFWAIKKVVFPAGDEENEEVRNSIGLIRLLTRLIFVWFMKEKGLIPEELFDSQKLRNIIKFEDFNDSAYYKAILQNLFFATLNTEMNKDKVNSRRFRREIKSNLNPDFNVHTLFRYESLFHHPEQVIDEYFANIPFLNGGLFECLDTEITNNNQKSYIRIDGFSDRPDNILKVPDELFLSGNEQNIDLNEIYGTQNKSYQVRGLFSILNSYKFTVAENTPIEEEVALDPELLGRVFENLLASYNPETKTTARHETGSFYTPREIVDYMVDESLIAYLINELPHSTKEEKEDSELKLRLLLYYTDEDHLFDPEEVNKLINAIDNLKVIDPACGSGAFLMGLLLKIVYILHKLDPHNTKWKQQQIDNIKKLITNIRQTVDDPKVREDNIQKLKDSIQDIEQTFDEFDFDYSRKLFLIEHCIYGIDIQPIAIQIAKLRLFISLLVDQYPKQGKPNLGIRALPNLETNLVAANSLIPLEMENQMDIFNTIIENYISEIKALHKEYFSTRNRKDKLELKVREHKLRMEFSEALKKSAFHAQEAEDIANWDPYSINSIAPFFNPTIMFGLTNFNIVIANPPFVRQEKITYKDLLDKSDYQIFNSTSDLYTYFYELAYKLLSENGIATFITSNKWLRSKYGTKLRQFLKQNTKLQILIDFGGYQVFKSSTVDTNIILFLKAKPEPGHSFNFVNIPADLKPENLSQFLYNNMQTLQQNTLEENSWTLTDNSILTLKTKIEKAGKPLKDWNVNIYRGILTGCNEAFIIDTSTKEAICKADPKSIEIIKPVLRGRDIHKYYYEWAGLWLIIIPSGWTNKNKPDNIDAEHFIKLCYPAVYNYLKTKGDAIENKIVKVKGKGVYDRDDQGDYWWELRDCSYYNEFNKNKIIWSEIGLNGNFTFDSNHFYTNQTAYIMTGENLIYILAILDSKLFDFYFNLISSNLSQKASRHIKIYIEQFPIPSYKNSDTTLELEKLVKDILNIMPTIDIYQTQKKETSDISDYLNRIDSLVYKLYGLNEADIKLITNTSEK
- a CDS encoding helicase-related protein, which translates into the protein MSKVIQSSIKDNHQRGTVGNFINQHLSDGCFLSFVSAYFTIYAYQHLKNKLDNIQSLRFLFGEPRFISQIDPKTDKKQFQIEDEKLIIPIQNRLTQSRIAFDCANWIKDKCEIKSMVKPNFLHGKMYHIKSANGNEKAILGSSNFTVNGLGFGNSPNIELNIEVDSDRDRADLLNWFEELWNDETGLVENVKEEVLKYLSKLYEDNSPLFIYYKTLYHIFAKFLEEQEDKGLLKEKTGFFDSEIWNELKSFQKDAVKGAINKLEKYQGCIIADSVGLGKTYEALAIIKYYEILGYRVLVLCPKKLQNNWTVYQAHKGDDTNPFKNDRFSYTVAFHTDLARTSGFSKADNLNLSTFNWGAWDLVVIDESHNLRGNPKEKVDNGEIIYNRAKCLLEKVIKSGVKTKVLMLSATPVNTNLKDLRNQIHYISEGNDYAFKESMGIENISNTFRLAQLQFTEWAKSSKDTKRDTKELFLALDSSFFKLLDELTIARSRKHILTYYSDIDKNSFPTRLKPLSESTDIDTTQKFYSYDQVNEAIQKYKLSLFKPSNFVKEEFRPEYEITGKVKVFSQQQREDFLVEMMKINFLKRLESSIYSYQLTLKRTLDKINSLEQKIAEYETTKKEEQLDPFEVETIIPEEELESEEEEEFTVGKKLKYKLEHLDLNKWKIALKNDKDQLNALYKTAEKVTPDNDAKLKRLKEIIEYKIKHPINPDNKKIIIFTAFADTAIYLYDNLSIYLYDKFGLYSALITGGTTCKTNFKMPVRMKNDFNSILTCFAPIAKKRVKFLSLPQDKQIDIIIATDCISEGQNLQDCDYVINYDIHWNPVRIIQRFGRIDRINGPNAKIQMHNFWPTDDLDKYIKLKYRVEARMALVDLTATGADNILKDDDIDNWLENDMKFRTKQLKRLKEEVIDLEDMDDSISLTDFTLDDFRIDLLNYLKANEIELRDAPLGLYAITTSPENALWLKNNTLSDEQKQIIRPGIIFCLKHFEDGSEYNKLNPLQPYFLVYIREDGTVRYHYTNVKQILEIYRLLTKDRQEAIKELCDLFDEETQQGQNMDKYNTLLIKAIEDIKNSLNKRTNQQLQGDRDALIPKKSKEQSFELITWLIIK
- a CDS encoding RloB family protein, whose protein sequence is MSRTKRPHNIRKPAPDLIVIVTEGEKTEPNYFKKFPVYSIEFSVIGTGMNTISLIKEAEIQVEKQIDKFKEKYGEEPKETIVWCVFDKDSFSDEDFGNAINKAKAKGYKVAYSNEAFELWYLLHFHYYDMALGRNDYIVKLTEHLKRKYRKNDLFMYETLLSKQEEAINNAKNLLSKYITVNPSNNNPSTTVFELVEYLNQFIHY
- a CDS encoding ATP-binding protein; the protein is MLVEFSVENYRSIYQKVTLSMEAITKNELDNHTMEVSQQRLLKTRVIYGANASGKSNIFKAFSFMKNMVLNSFKESQIGEPILVEPFLLNSTGKDEPSSWEVIFLVDDVLYRYGFSAFRDHIAKEWLLMRKTTSRAREIVLFERLGQGIQVHNKFKEGKGEVKDKLRENSLFISLLSQFNGFIAQKIVKCFSDSNLWYIDTYNPINTTALLDNNVVPLDWVNEFMRKADSDIKEIRINEKEMEMDTKVNIPLSSLFIKVGSNKMFHLFIKSIHQFYDTKEDVLKEVEFDMEKQESEGTKKIYCLAGLLYSTLQRGGSLFIDEIENSLHPFLTKIIIKLFQDKETNPKGAQLIFTTQNTLFLNKDNFRRDEIWFVEKAPNHSSILYSLVEYKLPKGSTRKDASYAKDYIRGKYGAVPYVEYSNFVDLFKKNIEKTKNEQN